One stretch of Bacillota bacterium DNA includes these proteins:
- a CDS encoding alpha/beta hydrolase: MVKIWGNEIPGFVPEYGQNEPAVEPYLVESAAPTAAVVVCPGGGYRGKAQHEGKDIAEWLNTIGVSAFVLDYRVSPYRHPVPLADARRAVQFVRSHAEEYNVDPNRIGLMGFSAGGHLAASAGVYSLDANPNADDPVEQVSSRPDCLILCYPVISMEKHHHQGSRSNLLGPDPDPELVNQMSLENHVHENMPPTFLWHTAEDKSVPVMNSLMFAEGLSKANVDFALHVFPRGRHGLGLAEELPETAVWSELLASWLEQIGFRRGE, translated from the coding sequence GTGGTAAAGATTTGGGGTAATGAGATTCCGGGTTTTGTGCCTGAGTATGGACAAAATGAACCTGCGGTTGAGCCGTATTTAGTTGAGTCTGCTGCTCCTACCGCAGCAGTAGTTGTCTGTCCCGGAGGAGGATATCGGGGTAAGGCACAACATGAAGGCAAAGATATTGCTGAGTGGTTAAATACAATTGGAGTTTCTGCCTTTGTTTTGGATTATCGGGTGAGTCCCTACCGCCATCCGGTTCCGCTGGCGGATGCTAGACGAGCAGTGCAGTTTGTGCGCAGCCATGCTGAAGAGTACAATGTCGATCCAAATCGAATTGGGCTCATGGGCTTTTCAGCGGGAGGCCATCTTGCGGCATCGGCTGGGGTCTATTCCCTTGATGCCAATCCCAACGCGGATGATCCGGTTGAACAAGTCAGCTCCCGCCCTGATTGCTTGATTCTCTGCTACCCAGTTATTTCCATGGAAAAGCATCATCATCAGGGATCCCGCAGCAACCTCCTGGGACCGGATCCTGATCCTGAATTAGTGAATCAAATGTCGCTGGAGAATCATGTGCATGAGAATATGCCGCCGACTTTCCTCTGGCACACAGCGGAGGATAAATCGGTACCGGTGATGAACAGCCTCATGTTTGCCGAAGGACTGAGCAAAGCCAATGTAGATTTTGCTCTCCATGTTTTTCCCCGCGGCAGGCATGGCTTGGGTTTGGCCGAGGAGCTGCCGGAAACAGCTGTTTGGTCAGAACTGCTGGCTTCCTGGCTTGAGCAGATTGGATTTCGCAGAGGTGAGTGA
- a CDS encoding CBS domain-containing protein, producing the protein MFVKNFMTKDPITVSRKDSITVTANVMKKHKLKRLPVMDNEQLVGIITEKDVAKALPSPATTLSKYEINYLADKITVADVMTTTVITVTPETTVEEATMIMHEKDIGCLPVLDNGRLVGIVTETNIYDALTKLFGLDRPGLRVTVQVKDRIGVIADISTLIKNLNLTIISLATYATGADTAALVFRIAVDKPEPVIETLTANGYDVIHWTML; encoded by the coding sequence ATGTTCGTAAAGAATTTCATGACAAAAGACCCTATTACGGTATCAAGAAAGGATTCTATTACTGTTACTGCCAATGTTATGAAAAAACACAAGCTGAAGCGTCTGCCGGTTATGGATAATGAACAGCTGGTAGGCATTATTACTGAAAAAGATGTCGCTAAAGCTCTTCCTTCTCCGGCTACGACATTAAGTAAATACGAGATCAATTACTTAGCGGATAAAATAACTGTGGCTGATGTGATGACCACTACCGTCATTACAGTAACACCCGAAACTACAGTTGAAGAAGCCACCATGATTATGCATGAAAAGGATATTGGCTGTCTGCCTGTACTGGATAACGGCAGATTGGTGGGAATTGTAACTGAAACTAATATCTACGATGCCCTTACCAAGCTGTTCGGCTTAGACAGACCGGGCCTTAGAGTGACAGTTCAGGTAAAAGACCGCATCGGTGTGATCGCCGACATCTCAACTTTAATCAAGAATCTCAATTTAACCATCATCAGCTTAGCCACCTACGCCACAGGAGCGGATACTGCTGCTCTAGTATTTAGAATCGCAGTTGATAAACCAGAACCGGTGATCGAGACACTTACTGCCAATGGTTACGATGTCATCCACTGGACCATGCTTTAA
- a CDS encoding dCTP deaminase, with translation MILSGKEIYQNLNKKIFIEPFNESQLNPNSYNLRLHNQLLVYDEPVLDMKKPNKTKLLTIPEEGLVLEPNRLYLGRTVEYTRTEGFVPMLEGRSSIGRLGLVVHVTAGFGDVGFSGYWTLEMFCIKPIRIYAGVEICQIYYHTICGDYEPYSSGKYQNNDGIQPSLLYRDFEKA, from the coding sequence ATGATTTTATCGGGTAAGGAGATCTATCAGAACTTAAATAAAAAGATCTTCATTGAACCATTTAATGAAAGCCAGCTGAACCCTAACAGCTATAATCTGCGCTTACATAATCAACTGCTGGTCTATGATGAACCGGTTCTCGATATGAAAAAACCGAATAAAACAAAACTGCTGACGATTCCGGAAGAGGGCTTAGTTTTGGAGCCGAATCGGCTGTATTTGGGCAGAACTGTGGAATATACCAGGACAGAAGGGTTTGTGCCGATGTTGGAAGGCCGCTCATCCATCGGCAGGCTTGGACTGGTAGTCCATGTCACAGCCGGGTTTGGGGATGTGGGGTTTTCCGGGTATTGGACCCTGGAAATGTTCTGCATTAAGCCGATCCGCATTTACGCAGGCGTAGAGATCTGTCAGATCTACTACCACACGATCTGCGGTGATTACGAGCCCTACTCCAGCGGTAAGTATCAGAATAACGACGGTATCCAACCCAGTTTACTTTACCGTGATTTTGAGAAAGCATAA